The genomic DNA CGCACCCAGACGGCGTCGTCCTCGTCGAAGACGTGCCCCTGTGCGCGGAGGCGGTCGACAGCCTGGTCGACGAGGCTGCCCCCGTTCGCGTTCTGCAGGTGCAGGAGACGTTCGGAGAACCACACGTCGAAGTGCACGTTGAACTTCGCGAGCGACTGCTTCTGCTCCTCGAGCTGGTACTCGTAGCCCAGCTCACGGGCGAGAATCAGCTGCTCGAACGCGGGCAGCTCGAGGAACTCGGGCCGCTCTTCGAGGATGCGAGCGGCAAGATCGTTGATGTAGCTGCCGACATAGCCGCCTTCGGGTGTCGCGAGGCCGTTGGCAGCGGCGACGATGGATGCTGCGAAACGCTCCATCTGCACGCCGGCATCGTTGATGTAGTACTCACGAGCCACCGTCGCACCGGAGGCGGCGAGCACGCGGGCGATCGCGTCGCCGAGCGCGGCCCAGCGCGTGTGTCCGATGTGCAGCGGGCCGGTCGGGTTCGCACTGACGAACTCGATGTTGATGCTGCGACCGGCCTGGGTGTCGTTGCTCCCGTATGCCTTTCCCGCATCGACGATCGTCTTCGCAAGCGCGCCGGCGGCGCCGGCGTCGAGACGGATGTTGATGAACCCCGGTCCGGCGACCTCGGCGCTCGCGACGCCATCGACGCCGGTGATGCCGGCGACGATCTGCTCGGCGAGCTCGCGAGGGTTGGTGCCGAACTGCTTCGCGAGGCGCATGGCGATGTTCGACGACCAGTCGCCGTGGTCGCGGTTGCGCGGACGATCGAGCACCATGTCTGCCGCTGTCAGCTCGAACGGCTCACCGGGTCGTCGCTCGCCGGCGATCGGAGCGAGGACGGCGAGGAGGGCTTCGGCGAGCGTTTCAGGATTCATAGGTGACTCAGTTTACGTCCCCGCCCGCGCGCGAAATCGCGGAACAGCGCGCGCTGGAATTTGTGCTGGCGGTCCGGTGATCTACTCTCATCCCATGACTGTGCCGTCAGCGCCTCGAACCGCCCGCACTTTCGGCCTTGCCGCCGTGGTGCTGGCGGTCGTTTTCTTGGCCGTTCTCGGGGTGTGGCGGCCGTGGACTCCGTTGCCGGCCGCGGCTCCGGTCTCGGCAGGCGAGGAGCCGGTCGTGATCGCTCCTGCGCCGCTCATCCTGCCCGAGCATCCGCGGGTCCTCGTCTTCGGCGACTCCTGGACATATGGCGCCGCGGCGACCGAACCGACTCTCGGGTACGCGTATGTTCTCGCGCAGCTGCTGGACGGCGAAACGATCGTCAACGGTGTCCGCGGCAGCGGGTACCTCAAGCCCGGCTGGGACGGGCCCGCTTTCGGTGAGCGGATCGCGGCGCTCGATCCGGCGTTGAACCCGGATCTGGTGATCATCCAGGGTTCGATCAACGACCGGGCTCAAGGCGCGGCCGGTTATCGTGAGGCGGTGACTGCGGCTTGGGATGCGCTGGCCGCGCTGTACCCGGAGGCATCGATCGTCGTGCTCGGGCCTGCTCCGCATGAACTCCCCGTCGGGGCGGCGACGGCTCGCATCGATACTGATCTCGGTGCCCTCGCCGGTGCGCGCGGCTGGTGGTACATCTCCCCCATCGCCGAGGACTGGATCACCGAGCAGAACTACCTCGACATCATCGACGTGGACTTCGGCCGGAAGCATCCATCGACCGACGGGCATCGCTACCTGGCGGAGAAGGTCACCGCCGCGCTCACCGGGTTGATGGAGGCGCCGGTGACCGAGGCTGGTGAGTCGGAGACCACCCCCGAGCAGTGATATTGTCGATCGGTACGCCTCCGTAGCTCAGGGGATAGAGCGCCGGTTTCCGGTACCGTAGGTCGGGGGTTCGAATCCCTCCGGGGGCACATATGTGAAAGAGGGCCGTCCATCTGGACGGCCCTCTTCGCGTGCACGCACCATACGATTGCGACGTGTGGTGGTCGGAAGAAGAGTGGGCGGCGCTCATCGATCCTGTCGAGTGCGGCATGTGCGCGGATGCCCATCTGGACGAGAACCCGCACAGCGTGCTGGTCGCGTCGACTGAGACCGCCCATATCCGGATCGCGCGGAATCAGTCGCACCGCGGCTACTGCCTGGTGATCCTCCGCGACCACGTCACAGACATCGGCGACCTGACGTCGGAGCAGCTCAACGGGTTCTGGTCCGATGTGCAGCGCGCCGGGCGGGCGATCACGACAGTGTTCGCGCCCCGCAAGATCGACTACCTCGTCATGGGACACAGGATGCCCCATCTGCACTGCCACCTGCTACCGCAGCACTCCACAGATGACCCCTTGCGCAATGTCGACATCTCGGATGGCCCAGAGTTTTCCTCGTCGAGGGCGCTCCACGACGACGCGCGCGCTCTCCGGGATGCCTGGGACCGCAGCGGACTGCCTCGCGGTTCTTGAGTGGCGCTTCTCAGGCGACTCCGCTGGTTCCCAGGAGCGTTCCGATCGCGAATGTGACCCCCAGAGCGATCGCCCCGCCGAGGACCACCCTGATCGTCGGTCTGAGAGCGGGGTTCCCTCCGATCTTCGCGCTGATGAAACCGGTGAGAGCAAGCGCCAGCAGCACCACCGTGAATGCCACGGGCACCCGCATCTCAAGGGGCGGGAGCAGGATCGCCAGCAACGGAAGCAGCGCACCGAGCGCGAAGGCGAGGGCGGACGCACCGCCCGCAGCCCAGGGACTGACGACCTGACTCTCGGTGATGCCGAGTTCCGCTTCAAGATGCGCGGTCAGTGCGTCGCGTTCGGTGAGTTCTTCCGCCACGAGCCGCGCCGTCGCCGGGCGCAGCCCTTTCGCTTCATAGATGCCCACGAGCTCTTCGAGTTCGGTTGCAGGATCATCGGCCAGCTCGCCGCGCTCCTTCTCGATCAAGGCTTGCTGGCTGTCCCGCTGACTACTCACCGACACGTACTCCCCCAGCGCCATCGAGATCGCGCCACCGACAAGACCTGCGACACCTGCGGTGATCAGCGGTGCCGAGTCCGTTGTTGCTCCGGCGACACCGACGACGAGAGACGCGACCGACACGATGCCGTCGTTCGCACCCAGCACACCTGCCCGAAGCCAGTTCAGGCGCCCCGCAATGTCGCCGCGGTGGGGTTCGCCCCCGTGGGCCCGGGACGGCAACGGCACGGAAGATTCCATGGGCACATCATGGCACCCTCCCCACGATTGGCGGCCGTCATTGTCGATATAAATTGTGCACAATTGAATTGCGTGCAATACTGTTTGACATGACCGTGACCGACGAGATGGTGTGCTTCTCTCTGTACTCCGCTGCGCGCGCCACCACTCAGGCGTACCGCACTCTTCTTGCTCCCTGGGGGTTGACCTACCCGCAGTACCTCGTGCTCGCGATCCTCTGGAACGAGGGCGAACAGAGCATCCGCTCGCTCGGCGAAGCGATGCAGCTCGACTCCGGCACACTCTCCCCCCTGGTCCGCCGCCTCGAGCACGCAGGATACGTTTCCCGCGCCCGCAGCACCGAGGACGAGCGGGTCGTGACCGTACAGCTCACGCAACAGGGCAGGGCGCTCCGCGCAGAGGTGGCGCCCATCCGCACTCGAATCGCAGAGCTCGCCGGAATCCGGGACGACGCGCACCGGCGTCGACTCATCGGCGAGTTGCACGAGCTCACCGCCCTGCTCCAGGGCGCATCCACAGCACCTGCACCCGAGGCCAACACACGCCCGGATGCCAGCGAATGACCGCAGCACCGAAAGGAATCCACACAATGGAAGCTCTCTACACCGCCGAGGCGCTGGCCACAGGCGCCGGGCGCAACGGCCGCGTCGCCACCAGCGAAGGCCGCCTCGACTTCACCCTCGCGGCGCCCAAGGAACTCGGCGGCAGCGGAGACGGCGCGAACCCCGAGCAGCTCTTCGCCGCCGGATACGCCGCGTGCTTCCACTCCGCACTTCAGAGCGTCGCCCGCGCACAGAAGGTCTCGATCGCCGATTCCTCGGTCGGTGCGCGCGTGCAGATCGGCTCGAATGGAAACGGCGGCTTCGGTCTCGCCGTTCAGCTCGAAGTCGTCATCCCCGATCTCCCGAACGAGCAGGCACGTGCGCTCGCTGACGCCGCCCACCAGGTCTGCCCCTACTCCAATGCGACGCGCGGAAACATCGACGTCGCCATCACTGTCTCCGACGACTGAATCACGCGGAAGGAACCACACCATGCGAGCACTCATCCACCCCTCCTTCGGCGAAGCCGACGAGGTCCTCTCCGTCCAGGACCGCCCCGTTCCCGAGCCTGGAGCAGGGCAGGTCCGCCTGCGCATCGTCCTCTCCCCCATCCACAACCACGATCTGTGGACGATCCGCGGCACCTACGGGTTCAAGCCGGAACTGCCCGCGGCATCCGGAACCGAAGCGCTGGGCGTCGTCGACGCGCTCGGCGAAGGAGTCGAGAACCTGACCGTCGGACAGCGCGTCACGACCGGCGGCACATTCGGCGCCTGGGCCGAATACGTGGTGACCGGCGCCGCGGGGCTGATCCCCGTCCCCGAATCCCTGTCCGACGAGAGCGCAGCCCAGCTCGTGTCGATGCCGTTCAGCACGATCAGCCTGCTGCACTTCCTCGACGTCAAGGAAGGCGACTGGATCGTCCAGAACGCGGCCAATGGCGCCGTCGGACGGATGCTGGCGCAGCTCGGAGCCGCTCGCGGCGTCAACGTGCTCGGTCTGGTACGCCGCTCCGCCGGGATCGAAGAGCTCCGCGCACAGGGCATCGAGAACGTCATCGCCACCGACCAGAACGACTGGCGGGAGCAGGCGGCGCACCTGGCCGGCGGCGCCCCCATCGTCGCGGGTGTCGATTCCGTCGGCGGCGCCGCAGCCGGCGACGTCCTTTCGCTCCTCGCCGAGAACGGCACGCTCGTCGCCTTCGGCGCGATGAACTCGCCCACGATGGAGATCGC from Microbacterium sp. LWO13-1.2 includes the following:
- a CDS encoding SGNH/GDSL hydrolase family protein gives rise to the protein MTVPSAPRTARTFGLAAVVLAVVFLAVLGVWRPWTPLPAAAPVSAGEEPVVIAPAPLILPEHPRVLVFGDSWTYGAAATEPTLGYAYVLAQLLDGETIVNGVRGSGYLKPGWDGPAFGERIAALDPALNPDLVIIQGSINDRAQGAAGYREAVTAAWDALAALYPEASIVVLGPAPHELPVGAATARIDTDLGALAGARGWWYISPIAEDWITEQNYLDIIDVDFGRKHPSTDGHRYLAEKVTAALTGLMEAPVTEAGESETTPEQ
- a CDS encoding VIT family protein → MESSVPLPSRAHGGEPHRGDIAGRLNWLRAGVLGANDGIVSVASLVVGVAGATTDSAPLITAGVAGLVGGAISMALGEYVSVSSQRDSQQALIEKERGELADDPATELEELVGIYEAKGLRPATARLVAEELTERDALTAHLEAELGITESQVVSPWAAGGASALAFALGALLPLLAILLPPLEMRVPVAFTVVLLALALTGFISAKIGGNPALRPTIRVVLGGAIALGVTFAIGTLLGTSGVA
- a CDS encoding zinc-binding dehydrogenase; the protein is MRALIHPSFGEADEVLSVQDRPVPEPGAGQVRLRIVLSPIHNHDLWTIRGTYGFKPELPAASGTEALGVVDALGEGVENLTVGQRVTTGGTFGAWAEYVVTGAAGLIPVPESLSDESAAQLVSMPFSTISLLHFLDVKEGDWIVQNAANGAVGRMLAQLGAARGVNVLGLVRRSAGIEELRAQGIENVIATDQNDWREQAAHLAGGAPIVAGVDSVGGAAAGDVLSLLAENGTLVAFGAMNSPTMEIASSDVIFKQATVKGFWGSKVIQQLEPALRGALFGELIQRVTEGTLTLPVAGVFDAADVADAVRMSMTPGRVGKVLLRF
- a CDS encoding MarR family transcriptional regulator, coding for MTVTDEMVCFSLYSAARATTQAYRTLLAPWGLTYPQYLVLAILWNEGEQSIRSLGEAMQLDSGTLSPLVRRLEHAGYVSRARSTEDERVVTVQLTQQGRALRAEVAPIRTRIAELAGIRDDAHRRRLIGELHELTALLQGASTAPAPEANTRPDASE
- a CDS encoding organic hydroperoxide resistance protein, with protein sequence MEALYTAEALATGAGRNGRVATSEGRLDFTLAAPKELGGSGDGANPEQLFAAGYAACFHSALQSVARAQKVSIADSSVGARVQIGSNGNGGFGLAVQLEVVIPDLPNEQARALADAAHQVCPYSNATRGNIDVAITVSDD
- a CDS encoding HIT family protein, coding for MWWSEEEWAALIDPVECGMCADAHLDENPHSVLVASTETAHIRIARNQSHRGYCLVILRDHVTDIGDLTSEQLNGFWSDVQRAGRAITTVFAPRKIDYLVMGHRMPHLHCHLLPQHSTDDPLRNVDISDGPEFSSSRALHDDARALRDAWDRSGLPRGS
- the argS gene encoding arginine--tRNA ligase gives rise to the protein MNPETLAEALLAVLAPIAGERRPGEPFELTAADMVLDRPRNRDHGDWSSNIAMRLAKQFGTNPRELAEQIVAGITGVDGVASAEVAGPGFINIRLDAGAAGALAKTIVDAGKAYGSNDTQAGRSINIEFVSANPTGPLHIGHTRWAALGDAIARVLAASGATVAREYYINDAGVQMERFAASIVAAANGLATPEGGYVGSYINDLAARILEERPEFLELPAFEQLILARELGYEYQLEEQKQSLAKFNVHFDVWFSERLLHLQNANGGSLVDQAVDRLRAQGHVFDEDDAVWVRTTDFGDDKDRVIRRSNGEYTYFAADAAYYLNKGDRGFAHKIYLLGADHHGYVHRLKALAGAAGDDPDKDVEVLIGQLVSVGGARLSKRAGNIIEMDDLREWLGTDALRYSLERSPADSPLALDPELLQKRTNDNPVFYVQYAHARTHNVARNAADSGVDRSEFVPELLTHETESALLGALQEFPRIVAFSAEVREPHRVARYLEELAGLYHRWYDNCRVIPQGDDPIENVHRTRLWLNDAAGQVLRNGLDLLGVSAPERM